A window of Parasynechococcus marenigrum WH 8102 contains these coding sequences:
- the acsF gene encoding magnesium-protoporphyrin IX monomethyl ester (oxidative) cyclase, which translates to MVPPTAVAEANAVATKDPVKDTILTPRFYTTDFDDMAAMDLRPNEAELEAICEEFRKDYNRHHFVRNDDFDGAADKLDPETRRVFVEFLEQSCTSEFSGFLLYKELSRRIKQQNPLLAECFAHMARDEARHAGFLNKAMSDFGMQLDLGFLTANKDYTFFQPKFIFYATYLSEKIGYWRYIAIYRHLEKNPESKIFPIFNFFENWCQDENRHGDFFDALMKSQPDTVRGPIAKLWCRFFLLAVFATMYVRDVARKEFYEALGLDARTYDKMVIEKTNETTARVFPVVLDVNNPKFWTRLERLVENNAALEAADRSSSPAPLKLFKKLPRWISNGAEMAKLFLMSPIDSAKFQPAVR; encoded by the coding sequence ATGGTCCCTCCAACCGCCGTCGCAGAAGCCAACGCCGTTGCAACGAAGGATCCTGTCAAAGACACGATCCTCACACCGCGGTTTTACACCACGGACTTTGATGACATGGCTGCCATGGATCTGCGTCCCAACGAGGCAGAACTGGAGGCCATCTGCGAGGAATTCCGCAAGGATTACAACCGCCATCACTTCGTTCGCAACGACGACTTTGACGGTGCTGCAGACAAACTTGACCCCGAGACCCGTCGGGTCTTCGTTGAATTCCTGGAACAGAGCTGCACGTCGGAATTCTCTGGTTTTCTCCTTTACAAGGAACTGAGCCGTCGCATCAAGCAGCAAAACCCCCTGCTGGCTGAATGCTTTGCCCACATGGCACGGGATGAAGCCCGCCATGCCGGATTCCTCAACAAAGCGATGAGTGATTTCGGCATGCAGCTGGATCTCGGCTTCCTCACCGCGAACAAGGACTACACCTTCTTCCAACCCAAATTCATCTTCTACGCCACCTATCTATCCGAGAAGATCGGCTACTGGCGCTACATCGCCATCTACCGCCACCTTGAGAAGAATCCCGAGAGCAAAATCTTCCCGATCTTCAACTTTTTCGAGAATTGGTGTCAGGACGAGAACCGTCACGGCGACTTCTTTGATGCCCTGATGAAGTCTCAGCCCGACACGGTGCGTGGTCCGATCGCGAAGCTGTGGTGTCGCTTCTTCCTGCTTGCCGTGTTCGCCACCATGTACGTGCGTGATGTGGCCCGCAAGGAGTTTTACGAGGCACTCGGGCTCGATGCACGCACCTACGACAAGATGGTGATCGAAAAAACCAACGAAACAACAGCCCGGGTCTTCCCTGTTGTTCTCGATGTGAATAATCCCAAATTCTGGACACGTCTTGAACGTCTGGTTGAGAACAACGCAGCTCTCGAGGCTGCCGATCGGAGCTCCAGCCCTGCCCCCCTGAAGCTCTTCAAGAAACTTCCCCGCTGGATCAGCAATGGTGCCGAAATGGCCAAGTTGTTCTTGATGTCTCCGATTGACAGCGCCAAGTTCCAGCCCGCCGTGCGTTGA
- a CDS encoding DUF2996 domain-containing protein — protein sequence MSDTPDTASAAAQEDTKAAPKPKPKPPKPEDKPFPEFIDTLFIPAVSKQLEDNGIQADRLERVEGERPVVGGSCPMVIGELPGGRRFWLCFGSADITSPKLIALAEAGSEPTLLESFLIDEKRMSLPLLVSRLLQRLNGQKWLGRN from the coding sequence GTGAGCGACACTCCCGATACGGCCTCTGCTGCGGCCCAAGAGGACACAAAAGCGGCCCCCAAGCCGAAGCCGAAACCCCCGAAACCGGAAGACAAGCCCTTTCCGGAGTTCATCGACACCCTGTTCATCCCTGCGGTGAGCAAGCAGCTCGAGGACAACGGCATCCAGGCTGATCGTCTGGAGCGCGTTGAGGGGGAGCGCCCGGTGGTCGGGGGAAGCTGTCCGATGGTGATTGGTGAGCTGCCAGGCGGCAGGCGCTTCTGGCTCTGCTTTGGCAGCGCCGACATCACCAGCCCCAAGCTGATCGCCCTGGCTGAAGCCGGCAGTGAACCGACCCTGCTGGAGTCGTTCCTGATCGACGAAAAGCGGATGTCGCTGCCACTGCTGGTGTCACGACTGCTGCAACGGCTGAATGGACAGAAATGGCTCGGACGTAACTGA
- a CDS encoding flavin prenyltransferase UbiX, giving the protein MHPYVLAVTGASAQPLAERTLQLLLQAGRSVHLVLSRGAYAVFQAEQGVQVPVNPERQASFWRERLNCSEGELFCHRWNDQSVGIASGSFRTSGMLIVPCSMGTAGRIQAGVAMDLIERCADVHLKEGRPLLIAPREMPFNLIHLRNLTALAEAGARIAAPIPAWYTQPRTLEEMVDFIVIRLLDGFEDDLAPLQRWTGPIK; this is encoded by the coding sequence ATGCATCCCTATGTGCTGGCTGTCACAGGTGCCTCCGCCCAGCCGCTGGCCGAACGCACCCTTCAGCTGCTCCTGCAGGCAGGTCGCAGTGTCCATCTGGTGCTGAGCAGAGGCGCCTATGCGGTGTTCCAGGCGGAGCAGGGGGTGCAGGTTCCTGTGAATCCCGAGCGTCAGGCCAGCTTCTGGCGTGAGCGTCTGAACTGCAGCGAAGGAGAGCTGTTCTGCCATCGCTGGAATGACCAGAGTGTCGGCATCGCCAGCGGAAGCTTTCGCACCAGTGGCATGTTGATCGTGCCCTGCAGCATGGGAACCGCGGGGCGGATCCAGGCCGGCGTCGCGATGGATCTGATTGAACGCTGCGCTGACGTTCACCTCAAGGAGGGGCGCCCGCTGCTGATTGCTCCCCGTGAGATGCCCTTCAACCTGATTCACCTGCGCAATCTCACGGCGCTGGCGGAAGCCGGCGCACGCATTGCCGCACCGATTCCTGCCTGGTACACCCAACCCAGAACCCTCGAGGAGATGGTCGACTTCATCGTGATTCGCCTGCTCGATGGATTCGAGGATGATCTGGCTCCCCTGCAGCGCTGGACTGGACCGATCAAATGA
- a CDS encoding TldD/PmbA family protein, which produces MTESFSQAWSSTLQALLQRGSGAGADLVEVFLEHTDHLGLLAEQERITSVNPTFARGAGIRVFLNGRDGFVSTNDLSVDGLTRALDQALAMLNLEGNGLAGKSTFEGLGALKDYALEKTSWLQQCPTMLDASSRLLEGTSQLERLGQHLQVRRGSYARDWQEVLVAASDGTFARDIRLHQSTGLSVLAADGDHRSSVGRRYGSTDRPDDLFTWNVETSAAEVCESAGTMLRADYVEAGQMPVVLANRFGGVIFHEACGHLLETTQIERGTTPFAEQVGELIAHPAVTAIDEGLSSGAFGSLSMDDEGMEPQRTVLIKDGVLQRFISDRAGELRTGHQRTGSGRRQSHAFAAASRMRNTYIDAGPHKPNDLIASVERGLYCKSMGGGSVGPTGQFNFSVEEGYLIENGNLTRPVKGATLIGDAKDVMPRISMCADDLDLAAGYCGSVSGSIFVTVGQPHIKVDSITVGGR; this is translated from the coding sequence TTGACTGAATCCTTTTCCCAGGCCTGGAGTTCCACCCTTCAGGCCCTGCTGCAGCGCGGCAGCGGCGCCGGAGCTGACTTGGTGGAAGTGTTCCTGGAACACACCGATCACCTCGGTCTCCTGGCTGAGCAGGAGCGGATCACCAGCGTCAATCCCACCTTTGCCCGTGGGGCTGGCATCCGTGTGTTTCTCAACGGACGGGATGGATTCGTCAGCACCAATGATCTGAGCGTTGACGGCTTGACCCGGGCGTTGGATCAGGCGCTGGCCATGCTCAACCTGGAAGGCAACGGTTTGGCTGGCAAGTCAACGTTTGAAGGCCTCGGAGCACTCAAGGATTACGCCCTCGAGAAAACCAGTTGGCTGCAGCAATGCCCGACGATGCTTGATGCCAGTTCCCGCTTGCTGGAGGGAACATCCCAGCTTGAACGGCTTGGTCAGCACCTTCAGGTGCGTCGCGGCAGCTACGCACGGGATTGGCAGGAGGTTCTGGTGGCTGCCTCCGATGGCACGTTCGCCCGTGATATCCGTCTGCACCAGTCGACGGGTCTATCCGTGTTGGCGGCAGATGGTGACCATCGCTCCAGCGTGGGTCGTCGCTACGGCAGCACTGATCGCCCAGATGATCTCTTTACCTGGAACGTGGAAACCAGCGCTGCTGAAGTCTGCGAGAGCGCCGGCACCATGCTCCGCGCCGACTACGTGGAAGCTGGACAGATGCCCGTGGTACTGGCCAACCGTTTCGGTGGTGTGATCTTCCACGAAGCCTGCGGACATCTGCTGGAAACCACCCAGATCGAACGGGGCACGACACCCTTTGCGGAGCAAGTGGGTGAGCTGATTGCCCATCCAGCCGTCACGGCCATTGATGAAGGTTTGAGCAGTGGTGCCTTCGGGTCGCTATCCATGGACGACGAGGGTATGGAGCCCCAGCGCACAGTGCTGATCAAGGACGGCGTTCTGCAGCGTTTCATCAGTGATCGCGCCGGTGAACTGCGCACAGGTCATCAGCGCACGGGCAGCGGACGTCGTCAGAGCCATGCCTTCGCCGCCGCCAGCCGGATGCGGAACACTTACATCGATGCAGGGCCGCACAAACCCAACGACCTGATCGCCTCTGTGGAACGGGGCCTCTACTGCAAGTCGATGGGTGGCGGCAGTGTGGGTCCCACTGGTCAGTTCAACTTCTCTGTGGAGGAGGGCTACCTGATCGAAAACGGAAATCTCACCCGCCCGGTGAAGGGAGCAACGCTGATTGGTGATGCCAAGGACGTGATGCCTCGGATTTCGATGTGTGCCGATGATCTGGATCTTGCCGCCGGTTACTGCGGCTCCGTCAGCGGCAGCATTTTCGTCACCGTCGGGCAACCCCACATCAAGGTGGATTCGATCACGGTGGGAGGTCGCTGA